The following proteins come from a genomic window of Macadamia integrifolia cultivar HAES 741 chromosome 14, SCU_Mint_v3, whole genome shotgun sequence:
- the LOC122060450 gene encoding uncharacterized protein LOC122060450: MDLPVIDLSPYLELSVNSSGSPANVENQLDPQMKDLCSEVSRILRETGALLVKDPRCSTADNDRFLDMMEKYFEKPNEFKLLQERPHLHYQVGVTPEGLEVPRSLVDEEMQQQLKAMPEEHQPATPAGPDPKWRFMWRVGPRPSSTCFKELNSDPVIPEGFPEWKETMDSWGCKMISAVEAVAEMAAIGFELPRDAFTSLMYQGPHLLAPTGSDLRRYGQEGNVFAGYHYDLNFLTIHGKSRFPGLNIWLRNGQKVEVKVPVGCLLIQTGKQLEWLTAGDCLAGMHEVVVSNRTIEAITLAQQQNRSLWRVSSTLFAQIASDAVLKPLGRFADSSIAGKYPPICAGEFVEKELAVINLKGKKEEH; encoded by the exons ATGGATCTCCCCGTCATAGATCTTTCCCCGTACTTGGAGCTCTCTGTTAATTCTAGTGGATCTCCTGCAAATGTAGAGAACCAACTCGATCCTCAAATGAAGGATCTTTGTTCCGAGGTCAGTCGAATCCTACGAGAAACTGGAGCTCTATTAGTGAAGGATCCGAGATGCTCTACTGCGGACAATGATCGGTTCCTCGACATGATGGAGAAGTACTTTGAAAAGCCTAATGAATTTAAGCTTCTTCAAGAGCGCCCCCATCTGCATTACCAG GTTGGTGTAACTCCTGAAGGTCTTGAGGTTCCACGAAGTCTGGTGGATGAGGAAATGCAGCAGCAATTAAAAGCAATGCCTGAGGAACATCAGCCAGCTACTCCTGCGGGACCCGACCCTAAATGGCGATTCATGTGGAGAGTAGGCCCTCGGCCATCTAGCACTTGTTttaag GAACTGAATTCTGATCCTGTTATACCTGAAGGTTTTCCTGAATGGAAAGAAACTATGGATTCATGGGGCTGCAAAATGATTTCTGCAGTTGAG GCTGTTGCTGAAATGGCAGCAATTGGCTTTGAGCTGCCAAGGGATGCATTCACCTCTCTTATGTACCAG GGACCTCATCTGCTTGCTCCCACAGGAAGTGATCTTCGACGTTATGGCCAGGAGGGAAATGTGTTTGCTGGATATCACTATGACCTTAACTTTTTAACCATCCATGGCAAGAGCAGATTCCCTGGTCTGAACATTTGGTTAAGGAATGGGCAAAAAGTTGAAGTTAAGGTTCCTGTTGGGTGTCTCCTCATTCAGACAGGAAAGCAG CTAGAATGGTTGACAGCAGGGGACTGTTTAGCTGGCATGCATGAGGTGGTTGTGTCTAACAGGACAATAGAGGCAATCACACTAGCACAGCAGCAAAATCGGAGCCTGTGGAGAGTTTCTTCAACA TTGTTTGCACAGATTGCATCTGATGCTGTGCTTAAGCCATTGGGCCGCTTCGCTGATTCCTCAATAGCTGGAAAGTATCCTCCCATTTGTGCAGGAGAGTTTGTTGAGAAAGAACTTGCAGTGATAAATctgaaaggaaagaaagaagaacattGA
- the LOC122060452 gene encoding protein LIM3-like yields the protein MTLQQGLLSLEILKFIDRIKLIEENSVDMKVGAGKIVALFMFMVAMGSMVEHGMGQGCGSTFFSSLVQLMPCRPAVTPFSPLPPSDACCNAVKMLGQSCLCVIVNGPPISGVDRNMAMQLPAKCAANFEACDLRV from the exons ATGACACTTCAACAAGGATTATTATCCCTAGAGATATTAAAATTTATAGACAGGATTAAACTAATAGAAGAGAACAGTGTAGACATGAAGGTTGGTGCAGGGAAGATAGTAGCATTGTTCATGTTCATGGTGGCCATGGGAAGCATGGTGGAGCATGGAATGGGCCAGGGATGTGGTAGCACTTTCTTCTCATCTCTGGTTCAGCTGATGCCTTGTAGGCCTGCTGTTACCCCATTCAGTCCCCTCCCACCTAGTGATGCCTGCTGCAATGCTGTCAAGATGCTTGGACAGTCATGCCTGTGTGTGATTGTAAATGGCCCACCAATTTCTGGTGTCGACCGCAACATGGCCATGCAGCTCCCAGCGAAATGTGCTGCCAACTTTGAAGCAT GCGATCTTCGGGTATAG